A single Numenius arquata chromosome 15, bNumArq3.hap1.1, whole genome shotgun sequence DNA region contains:
- the LOC141472285 gene encoding uncharacterized protein, whose product MEASTCGSGCSQRSTENQDKGATCTESKPPSSSDPGQSGSDGPLHVTGQAPKQPAELKSPDRAESSSPALRRDFSELPITRLHSASPKDSSTQGYLSTLNSSSLNFHHATKSLEGQQAAGHEQEGSVRKCEDTKEQLAGKTLVEGYISVKVANVNGSEDSLDGCLGSQKSSFRALPEESWDPGFAVTPPRRADKENTLQCSSKASLHQDLDAKEQDARPKQENHLHAMAKGKAGCHLHPAEKGPLDKSKEGWLPAGAAPAAHRTPSGHPRAKAASLRSTRKSKKASGLRINDYDNQCDVVYISQPITECHFESQRSVSSRKTARKSTRGYYFNGECCELPTVRTLVRSSRAEERGSSPALRTETLVSAKPPLVLSMGGSAGAGRDGEKRVSLRLLAKGAPTSRETKERAELGSVQPRDTRALRSREATMAMPFFSLSAPPSPQKEDSLAGSPPPGSPPADGGGTRAGSTIPWEAGSNLGSSGEGSGGGQAADFAALPVSEAPGGEEGCPGSDTQTDLDISASPEPKSPLQPSAAADPAPLAHDGARDPAQLPGTGDTEPSGLCLAEPSPRSPGRLAPDEPPATLDGESPPELPATLDKESLPEPPATLQRVDMNKSIAAEPETELSGVAGDGSLEQEEAVPASSALPKISEGEAMQSNSPAGEKESTEGETPPEPDGSDTAEKDLVSSKDSLDKKRKKGRRMLVASDRRLRSQQSQSPAEGSAEDAGTSSSVQLPCLQIKLSKSPGAKRFKREVQLDGAASVHFPNDCCPNTLLKTSEGPGTSESIAEQWPGEENGVTTRQTYKSILAKETAAEGENSSKGDPSANSSQSQPGETLEVGVQADSENRSILPPPESSVPAKDAEEVDVKPDNASAKDEESSDSAMDTSKLESCELLANLLPCASSRGGSKHLPAKAAKHKKVALQFYNLRHTPAPVETTKKSTPGKESTQAIPKLRDEWSSGNDDFPALEDIDSKPKFMEWCAEEENQELIAEFNAQYMKVQKGWIQLEKEVQPTPKVKSKADKLKEIWKSKKRTRKSRGSLEVQKLSPVQMLFMKAFKLSDICQWFLETTETRSLVIVKKLNTRLPGEIPPIKVPMQKYSSSGLYPSSLQAERLKKHLKKFAATTPARNNLKNQKLWAKIRENADKAEAEEATSPSQTSLTDTSAENLSEDKTIQPALSLPTQASTRILRKYSNLRGKLRAQHRVVKAEKKSDGPGDHPSLESKQSRKSVCINPLMSPKLALQIKADAFPARSPSVDGTGKGRKGKGRSQEDPSPKADLQLNRKKRTLKESGGTQERSGSSTKDKLPAKKASKIKHLEVGTKAPATRKQAAMERSNKLARKMALKEKRAPKRQLEKVRLPMRKGKENTSRRAVLPPGHEELAKSPKQKPLGESSTRAQKMANKKPSGGKTLTRSMKKMQESSGSQGKRKLRAKVDCSHSKRSRLDPK is encoded by the coding sequence ATGGAGGCCTCTACTTGTGGCTCTGGTTGTAGCCAGCGAAGCACTGAAAATCAGGATAAGGGTGCTACTTGTACTGAATCAAAGCCCCCTTCTTCCTCGGACCCAGGACAGTCGGGGTCTGATGGCCCCCTGCATGTTACAGGACAAGCCCCGAAGCAGCCGGCGGAGCTGAAGTCTCCGGACAGAGCAGAGAGCTCCAGTCCTGCTTTGAGAAGGGACTTCTCTGAGCTCCCCATCACCAGGCTTCATTCTGCTAGTCCAAAGGATAGCTCCACCCAAGGATACCTCAGCACGTTGAACTCTTCCTCTTTGAATTTCCATCATGCCACAAAAAGCCTGGAAGGGCAGCAAGCCGCTGGACACGAGCAAGAAGGCAGTGTCAGAAAGTGTGAGGACACTAAAGAGCAGCTAGCAGGTAAGACTCTCGTGGAAGGTTATATCTCGGTCAAGGTGGCAAATGTGAACGGCAGCGAGGACAGCTTAGACGGCTGTCTGGGGTCCCAAAAGAGCTCTTTCAGAGCTCTACCAGAAGAGTCGTGGGATCCCGGCTTTGCAGTGACCCCCCCTCGCAGAGCCGACAAAGAGAACACTTTACAATGCAGCTCGAAAGCATCTTTGCACCAGGACTTAGACGCAAAAGAACAAGATGCAAGACCAAAGCAAGAAAACCACCTACACGCCATGGCCAAGGGCAaggcaggctgccacctgcacccGGCCGAGAAGGGACCCCTCGACAAGTCCAAAGAGGGCTGGCTACCTGCCGGCGCCGCGCCAGCCGCCCACCGGACCCCCAGCGGGCACCCCCGTGCCAAGGCAGCCTCCCTCAGATCCACTCGGAAGAGCAAGAAGGCGTCGGGGCTGAGGATCAATGACTACGACAACCAGTGTGACGTGGTCTACATCAGCCAGCCCATCACCGAGTGCCACTTCGAGAGCCAGCGGTCGGTGTCGTCCCGCAAGACGGCGAGGAAGAGCACCCGGGGGTACTACTTCAACGGGGAGTGCTGCGAGCTCCCGACCGTCCGCACGCTGGTCCGGAGCTCCCGGGCGGAGGAGAGGGGCAGCAGCCCGGCACTGCGAACAGAGACCCTCGTAAGCGCTAAGCCGCCCCTGGTGCTCTCGATGGGGGGGTCCGCGGGGGCAGGACGGGATGGTGAGAAGAGGGTTTCCCTGAGGCTCCTGGCTAAAGGGGCACCAACCAGCCGAGAAACAAAAGAGAGAGCTGAGCTGGGCTCCGTGCAGCCCCGGGATACCCGGGCGCTGCGGTCGAGGGAAGCCACCATGGCCATgcccttcttctccctctctgctccacCCAGCCCCCAGAAAGAGGACAGCTTGGCTGGCTCGCCGCCCCCCGGCTCCCCTCCTGCTGATGGAGGGGGGACGAGAGCAGGAAGCACCATCCCCTGGGAGGCTGGCAGCAACCTGGGCTCCTCCGGGGAGGGCAGCGGTGGCGGGCAGGCTGCCGATTTTGCTGCCCTTCCAGTTTCAGAAGCACCCGGAGGGGAGGAAGGCTGCCCAGGCTCTGACACACAAACTGATCTGGACATCTCCGCCAGCCCGGAGCCAAAGTCCCCCTTGCAGCCCTCCGCCGCTGCGGACCCAGCACCCCTGGCCCATGATGGTGCCAGGGATCCTGCCCAGCTTCCAGGCACGGGAGACACGGAGCCCAGTGGGCTGTGTCTGGCGGAGCCCTCCCCACGCTCTCCAGGGCGGCTGGCTCCTGATGAGCCCCCTGCCACCTTGGATGGGGAGAGCCCCCCAGAGCTCCCTGCCACCTTGGACAAGGAGAGCCTCCCGGAGCCCCCTGCCACCTTGCAGCGCGTGGACATGAACAAAAGCATCGCTGCTGAACCAGAAACCGAATTATCAGGCGTGGCGGGTGACGGCTCCCTTGAGCAAGAGGAGGCTGTGCCAGCCAGCTCAGCCCTCCCCAAAATCTCCGAAGGGGAGGCAATGCAGAGTAACAGCCCAGCAGGTGAAAAAGAGTCCACTGAAGGGGAAACACCGCCTGAACCCGATGGCTCAGATACCGCAGAGAAAGACTTAGTCTCTTCCAAAGACAGTCTAGACAAGAAGCGCAAGAAAGGCAGGAGAATGCTTGTGGCATCAGATCGGCGTCTCCGAAGCCAGCAGTCCCAGTCACCTGCCGAGGGCAGTGCTGAGGACGCTGGTACTTCCAGCTCTGTGCAGCTTCCTTGCCTTCAGATCAAACTCTCCAAGAGCCCTGGTGCTAAGCGGTTCAAGAGAGAAGTGCAGCTGGATGGGGCAGCATCTGTGCACTTCCCAAATGACTGCTGCCCCAACACGCTGCTCAAAACCAGCGAGGGGCCAGGCACCTCCGAGAGCATCGCTGAGCAGTGGCCAGGTGAGGAGAACGGTGTCACTACCAGACAAACCTATAAAAGCATCTTAGCGAAAGAGactgcagcagagggagaaaattcCTCTAAAGGCGACCCCTCAGCTAACAGCAGCCAAAGTCAACCAGGTGAGACGCTAGAAGTCGGCGTCCAGGCTGATTCTGAGAACAGAAGCATTCTCCCCCCTCCAGAGAGCAGCGTGCCTGCGAAGGATGCCGAGGAAGTGGATGTGAAACCAGACAATGCCAGTGCAAAGGACGAGGAGAGCTCTGACAGTGCCATGGACACGAGCAAGCTGGAGAGCTGTGAGCTGCTGGCCAATTTGCTTCCATgtgccagcagcagaggtggaagcAAGCATCTTCCAGCAAAGGCTGCAAAGCATAAAAAGGTTGCCCTGCAGTTTTATAACTTAAGACACACGCCCGCACCTGTGGAAACCACAAAAAAGAGCACACCTGGGAAGGAGTCTACACAAGCGATCCCCAAGCTGAGGGACGAGTGGAGTTCAGGGAATGATGACTTCCCGGCGTTGGAGGACATAGACAGCAAACCAAAGTTCATGGAGTGGTGTGCTGAAGAAGAGAACCAGGAGCTCATTGCCGAGTTCAACGCACAGTACATGAAAGTTCAGAAGGGCTGGattcagctggagaaggaggtTCAGCCAACCCCCAAGGTAAAGAGCAAAGCCGACAAGCTGAAAGAGAtttggaaaagcaagaaaaggacACGGAAAAGTAGAGGCTCGCTGGAAGTGCAGAAGCTTTCTCCTGTCCAGATGCTGTTTATGAAGGCCTTTAAGCTGTCCGACATCTGCCAGTGGTTTCTGGAGACGACTGAAACCAGGTCTCTAGTGATCGTGAAGAAACTCAACACCCGTCTCCCGggggagatcccccccatcaAAGTCCCCATGCAGAAATATTCTTCCTCCGGTCTCTACCCCAGCTCGCTGCAAGCTGAACGTTTGAAAAAACACCTCAAGAAGTTTGCTGCCACTACCCCAGCTCGGAATAACCTGAAGAACCAAAAGCTTTGGGCCAAAATTCGGGAGAATGCTGATAAAGCGGAGGCTGAAGAagccaccagtcccagccagacCTCTCTCACCGACACCAGTGCTGAGAACCTGAGCGAAGACAAAACCATCCAGCCTGCCCTCAGCTTGCCCACGCAGGCCAGCACCAGGATCCTGCGCAAGTACTCCAACCTGCGGGGCAAGCTGCGAGCCCAGCACCGCGTGGTGAAGGCAGAGAAGAAGAGCGATGGCCCGGGGGACCACCCGTCCCTGGAGAGCAAGCAGAGCCGGAAGAGCGTGTGCATCAACCCGCTGATGTCCCCAAAGTTGGCCTTGCAGATCAAAGCGGATGCCTTTCCTGCTAGGTCTCCGTCAGTGGATGGGACGGGGAAGGGGCGGAAGGGGAAGGGCAGGTCCCAGGAAGACCCCTCGCCCAAAGCTGATCTCCAGCTCAACAGGAAGAAGAGGACGCTGAAGGAGAGCGGGGGCACCCAGGAGCGGTCCGGCTCCTCCACCAAGGACAAGCTGCCTGCCAAGAAGGCcagtaaaataaagcatttggagGTCGGCACGAAAGCTCCCGCCACCCGCAAGCAGGCTGCCATGGAGAGAAGCAATAAGCTGGCTagaaaaatggctttgaaagAGAAGAGAGCCCCaaaaaggcagctggagaaggtgcGGCTCCCCATGCGGAAGGGCAAGGAGAACACAAGCAGACGGGCCGTGCTGCCCCCCGGCCACGAGGAGCTGGCCAAGTCCCCGAAGCAGAAGCCCCTGGGGGAATCCTCCACGCGGGCACAGAAGATGGCCAACAAGAAGCCCAGCGGCGGGAAGACCCTGACGAGGTCCATGAAGAAGATGCAGGAGAGCAGCGGGTCGCAGGGCAAGAGGAAGCTGAGGGCAAAAGTGGACTGTTCACACAGCAAACGCTCGCGACTGGACCCGAAATAG